In one Sphingomonas hankookensis genomic region, the following are encoded:
- a CDS encoding SDR family oxidoreductase, whose translation MDLGIAGRKAIVCASSAGLGRACALELARAGVDVVVNGRDTAKLTETAAAIRAETGVTVIEVVGDLSTEEGRAALLAACPDPDILVNNNGGPPLKPYTELEADGIRAGIEANFVTPALLIQAVLPGMVERGFGRVVNITSGSVKMPLPGLDLSSGARAGLTGFVAGIARQVAGSNVTINGLLPGSFDTARIASMTEAAAKKNGTTPAEEKAKRAESIPAKRIGDPAEFGAACAFLCSDKAGFITGQSLLIDGGAFPGIL comes from the coding sequence ATGGATCTAGGAATTGCCGGCCGCAAGGCGATCGTGTGCGCGTCGAGCGCCGGCCTCGGCCGGGCGTGCGCGCTGGAACTGGCGCGGGCCGGGGTCGATGTCGTCGTCAACGGGCGCGATACGGCGAAGCTGACCGAGACGGCGGCGGCGATCCGGGCGGAGACCGGGGTGACGGTAATCGAGGTCGTCGGCGACCTGTCGACCGAGGAGGGCCGCGCGGCGTTGCTCGCTGCCTGTCCGGACCCCGACATCCTCGTCAACAACAATGGCGGGCCGCCGCTCAAACCCTATACCGAGCTGGAAGCCGACGGCATCCGCGCCGGGATCGAAGCGAATTTCGTCACCCCTGCCCTGTTGATTCAGGCGGTATTGCCGGGGATGGTCGAGCGCGGGTTCGGGCGGGTGGTCAACATCACCTCCGGATCGGTCAAGATGCCGCTGCCGGGACTCGACCTGTCGAGCGGGGCGCGTGCCGGGCTGACGGGCTTCGTCGCGGGGATTGCGCGGCAGGTGGCGGGGTCGAACGTCACGATCAACGGGCTGCTGCCCGGATCGTTCGACACCGCGCGCATCGCGTCGATGACCGAGGCGGCGGCGAAGAAGAACGGCACGACCCCGGCCGAGGAAAAGGCGAAGCGGGCGGAGTCGATCCCGGCGAAGCGGATCGGCGATCCCGCCGAGTTCGGCGCGGCCTGTGCGTTCCTGTGTTCGGACAA
- a CDS encoding ABC transporter permease has product MTFNWHGVLAIYRFELARFGRTIWTSLMTPVITTSLYFVVFGTAIGSRMNEVSGVPYGAFIVPGLMMLTMLTESIFNASFGIFMPKWSGTIYELLSAPISTLETLVGYVGAAATKSTIVALVIFATAHLFVDVSVAHPFWALCYLLLVAITFCLFGFILGLWAKGFEQLQVIPLLVVTPLTFLGGAFYSIDMLPGVWRTISLFNPIVYLISGFRWTFFGTGDVSVAASLGATLGFLLICVTVITMIFRTGWRLKK; this is encoded by the coding sequence ATGACGTTCAACTGGCATGGCGTGCTGGCGATCTATCGCTTTGAACTGGCGCGGTTCGGGCGGACGATCTGGACCTCGCTGATGACGCCGGTCATCACCACCTCGCTCTATTTCGTGGTGTTCGGCACCGCGATCGGCAGCCGGATGAACGAGGTGTCGGGCGTCCCCTATGGCGCGTTCATCGTGCCGGGGCTGATGATGCTGACGATGCTGACCGAGAGCATCTTCAATGCCAGTTTCGGCATCTTCATGCCGAAATGGTCGGGCACCATCTATGAATTGCTGTCGGCGCCCATCTCCACGCTGGAGACGCTGGTCGGCTATGTCGGCGCGGCGGCGACCAAGTCGACGATCGTCGCGCTGGTGATCTTTGCAACCGCGCATCTGTTCGTCGACGTCAGCGTCGCGCATCCGTTCTGGGCGCTATGCTATCTGCTGCTGGTGGCGATCACCTTCTGCCTGTTCGGCTTCATCCTCGGACTGTGGGCCAAGGGGTTCGAACAGTTGCAGGTCATCCCGTTGCTGGTGGTGACGCCGCTGACGTTCCTGGGCGGGGCATTCTATTCGATCGACATGCTGCCGGGCGTGTGGCGTACGATCAGCCTGTTCAACCCGATCGTCTATCTGATCAGCGGGTTCCGCTGGACATTCTTCGGGACGGGCGATGTTTCGGTGGCGGCCAGCCTGGGGGCGACCCTGGGCTTCCTGCTGATCTGCGTGACCGTCATCACCATGATCTTCCGCACCGGATGGCGGCTCAAGAAATAG
- a CDS encoding ABC transporter ATP-binding protein, which yields METILSIRGVAKTYKSGTVALQPTDLDIAKGEIFALLGPNGAGKTTLISIICGIVTASAGTITAAGFDTVSDYRETRTRIGLVPQELLTDAFESVMATVTFSRRLFGRHGDPAFIEKLLRDLTLWDKRDAKMTELSGGMKRRVMIAKALSHEPDILFLDEPTAGVDVELRRDMWRLVHDLRERGVTIILTTHYIEEAEEMADRVGVIAKGKLILVDEKQALMRKLGKKTLTLTLSDPLPAVPAALSHWPLELTDEGHALTFAFDANAEDNGVRALLRAADEAGIAWKDIATKQSSLEDIFVGLVHEQEGRA from the coding sequence ATGGAAACCATTCTTTCGATCCGGGGCGTCGCCAAGACGTACAAGTCGGGCACCGTCGCGCTCCAGCCGACCGACCTCGACATTGCGAAGGGCGAGATTTTCGCGCTGCTGGGGCCGAACGGCGCGGGCAAGACGACGCTGATCAGCATCATCTGCGGCATCGTGACGGCGAGCGCGGGGACGATCACCGCCGCCGGGTTCGACACGGTCAGCGACTATCGCGAGACGCGGACCCGGATCGGGCTGGTGCCGCAGGAATTGCTGACCGATGCGTTCGAAAGCGTGATGGCGACGGTCACCTTTTCCAGGCGACTGTTCGGGCGGCATGGCGACCCGGCGTTCATCGAGAAGCTGCTGCGTGACCTGACCCTGTGGGACAAGCGCGATGCGAAGATGACCGAGCTGTCGGGCGGCATGAAACGACGGGTAATGATCGCCAAGGCGCTGAGCCACGAACCCGACATCCTGTTCCTCGACGAACCGACCGCCGGGGTCGATGTCGAACTGCGCCGCGACATGTGGCGGCTGGTCCACGACCTTCGCGAGCGCGGCGTCACCATCATCCTGACCACCCATTATATCGAGGAGGCCGAGGAAATGGCCGACCGGGTGGGGGTGATCGCCAAGGGCAAGCTGATCCTGGTCGACGAGAAGCAGGCGCTGATGCGCAAGCTGGGCAAGAAGACGCTGACGCTGACGCTGTCCGATCCGCTGCCGGCGGTGCCGGCGGCGCTGTCGCACTGGCCGCTGGAGCTGACCGACGAAGGCCATGCGCTGACCTTCGCCTTCGATGCCAATGCCGAGGATAATGGCGTGCGCGCGCTGCTGCGTGCCGCCGACGAGGCCGGCATCGCGTGGAAGGACATCGCGACCAAGCAATCGAGCCTCGAGGATATCTTCGTCGGGCTGGTCCATGAACAGGAGGGCCGGGCATGA
- a CDS encoding DsbA family protein, protein MGRIGNALMLAAAALAGAGGAIVAGKYSGDRAATETVVRDYILANPEILPEAMRRLQAKESGKAVAANRDAIVEPFPGAIAGNPNGDVSVVAYLDYACGFCRASLPAITGLIAGDPNVRIVYRELPILSPDSRSAAEWALAAALQNKFKPFHDALYASGRVDEASIQQAAATAGLDIAAARTAIQSPQVVGEIERNLKTAGTLGFTGTPSWVVGDQVLSGAQTLPALQTAVADARKAKSTPAT, encoded by the coding sequence ATGGGTAGAATCGGAAATGCGTTGATGCTGGCGGCGGCGGCATTGGCGGGCGCGGGCGGAGCGATCGTAGCAGGCAAGTATTCCGGCGATCGTGCCGCGACCGAGACGGTGGTGCGCGACTATATCCTCGCCAATCCCGAAATCCTGCCCGAAGCCATGCGGCGGTTGCAGGCGAAGGAATCGGGCAAGGCGGTGGCGGCCAATCGCGACGCTATCGTCGAGCCCTTCCCCGGCGCGATCGCCGGCAATCCGAACGGCGATGTCAGCGTGGTCGCCTATCTCGACTATGCCTGCGGCTTCTGTCGCGCCAGCCTGCCGGCGATCACCGGCCTGATCGCGGGCGATCCGAACGTCCGCATCGTTTATCGCGAGCTGCCGATTCTGTCACCCGACAGCCGCAGCGCCGCAGAGTGGGCGCTCGCCGCCGCGCTCCAGAACAAGTTCAAGCCGTTCCACGACGCCCTCTATGCCAGCGGCCGGGTGGACGAGGCGTCGATCCAGCAGGCCGCTGCAACCGCGGGCCTCGACATTGCCGCCGCCCGCACCGCGATCCAGTCGCCGCAGGTCGTGGGCGAGATCGAGCGCAACCTGAAGACGGCAGGCACGCTGGGCTTTACCGGCACCCCGTCCTGGGTGGTCGGCGACCAGGTGCTGAGCGGTGCGCAGACGCTGCCCGCGCTGCAGACCGCGGTGGCCGATGCCCGCAAGGCGAAATCGACACCGGCGACCTGA
- a CDS encoding M48 family metalloprotease — translation MKRALGGIVAAILLLTQPAAAQSMLRDAETEALLNDMSRPIAVAAGLDPRNFNVVLLQDKSINAFVAGGQTVYIHSGLIDAADDANEVQGVVAHEIGHIVGGHVPLAGRGMAPATGITVLSLLLGVAAMAAGAGEAGAGILAAGQQAAMGSYLAFSRTQESSADAAGARFLRGANISGQGMLDFFKKLQNMEYRLAIPQDNGYQRTHPLTGERIANLTQDVQASPSFKAPTDQALETRFKRVQAKLRGYVSDPKDTLRRYPASDQSVYAHYARAYAYHKSGYPEQAAAETLALVKAAPDDPYFLELEGQILLESGKPKDALAPLREATERTRSSPLIAATFGHALIAAEDPALLDEAERVLKQAIARDNQNPFAWYQLSILYERRGDPARVALAMAEYASLAGDSRMALASARRAMGLLPQGSRDWIRAQDIQMTSQTAFEEEQRQRRRRGG, via the coding sequence ATGAAGCGCGCGCTCGGCGGCATTGTCGCCGCCATCCTCCTGCTGACGCAGCCCGCCGCCGCCCAGTCGATGCTGCGCGATGCCGAGACGGAAGCGCTGCTGAACGACATGTCGCGCCCGATCGCGGTCGCCGCGGGCCTCGACCCGCGCAACTTCAACGTCGTGTTGCTACAGGACAAGTCGATCAACGCTTTCGTCGCGGGCGGACAGACGGTCTATATCCATAGCGGGCTGATCGACGCGGCGGACGATGCGAACGAGGTGCAAGGCGTCGTCGCGCACGAGATCGGCCATATCGTCGGCGGGCACGTGCCCCTGGCCGGGCGCGGCATGGCCCCGGCGACCGGCATCACCGTGCTCAGCCTGTTGCTGGGCGTGGCCGCGATGGCGGCGGGCGCGGGCGAAGCCGGGGCGGGCATCCTCGCCGCCGGACAACAGGCCGCGATGGGCAGCTATCTGGCGTTCAGTCGCACGCAGGAAAGCTCGGCCGATGCCGCCGGTGCCCGGTTCCTGCGGGGGGCCAATATCTCGGGTCAGGGGATGCTGGACTTCTTCAAGAAGCTCCAGAACATGGAATATCGCCTCGCGATCCCGCAGGACAATGGCTATCAGCGCACCCACCCGCTGACCGGCGAACGCATCGCCAACCTGACGCAGGACGTGCAGGCGTCGCCGTCGTTCAAGGCGCCGACCGATCAGGCGCTGGAGACACGGTTCAAGCGGGTGCAGGCCAAATTGCGCGGCTATGTCAGCGATCCGAAGGACACGCTGCGCCGCTATCCGGCCAGCGACCAGAGCGTGTACGCCCATTATGCGCGCGCCTATGCCTATCACAAGTCGGGCTACCCCGAGCAGGCGGCAGCGGAGACGCTGGCGCTGGTGAAGGCCGCGCCCGACGATCCCTATTTCCTCGAACTCGAGGGGCAGATCCTGCTCGAATCGGGCAAGCCGAAGGACGCGCTGGCGCCGCTGCGCGAGGCGACCGAGCGGACGCGGTCGTCGCCGCTGATCGCCGCGACCTTCGGCCACGCGCTGATCGCCGCCGAGGACCCTGCGCTGCTGGACGAGGCGGAACGGGTGCTGAAACAGGCGATCGCGCGCGACAACCAGAACCCGTTCGCGTGGTATCAGCTGAGTATCCTGTACGAACGGCGCGGCGATCCGGCGCGGGTCGCGCTGGCGATGGCGGAATATGCGTCGCTGGCAGGCGATTCGCGCATGGCGCTGGCCAGCGCGCGGCGGGCGATGGGGTTGCTGCCACAAGGGTCGCGGGACTGGATTCGGGCGCAGGATATTCAAATGACGTCGCAGACGGCGTTCGAGGAAGAACAGCGCCAGCGGCGCCGCCGGGGAGGATGA
- a CDS encoding response regulator: MQTPTVLIVEDEMLVAIDLEASLEEHGYRPVGIAADMSRAMELASIRPDVALVDCNLRDGPTGPLIGRMLGQTYGTTVIFLTANPAMLDDGIDGTLGVVSKPCAYHSVGELVDFAVRARQGDLSQPPTGIKLFSASTAFHGSA; this comes from the coding sequence ATGCAAACCCCCACGGTTCTGATCGTCGAAGACGAAATGCTGGTCGCGATCGATCTGGAGGCCTCGCTGGAGGAGCATGGCTATCGTCCGGTCGGCATCGCCGCCGACATGTCGCGGGCGATGGAACTGGCATCGATCCGCCCGGACGTCGCGCTGGTCGACTGCAATCTGCGTGACGGTCCCACGGGCCCGCTGATCGGGCGGATGCTCGGCCAGACCTATGGGACGACCGTCATCTTTCTCACGGCAAATCCGGCAATGCTGGATGACGGAATCGACGGGACCCTGGGCGTCGTGTCGAAGCCCTGTGCCTATCACTCGGTCGGCGAACTGGTCGATTTCGCGGTCCGTGCCCGCCAGGGCGACCTGTCGCAGCCGCCGACGGGGATCAAGCTGTTCTCCGCGAGCACCGCGTTCCACGGTTCGGCTTAA
- a CDS encoding phosphoserine transaminase translates to MTDLPPKPATTPARPYFSSGPCAKPPGWSADRLNPVSLGRSHRSKIGKQRLQYCIDLMRELLKLPDTHRIGIVPGSDTGAFEMAMWTMLGARPVTALAWESFGEGWVTDAVKQLKIDPTVVRADYGQLPDLTAIDWTHDVLFTWNGTTSGVRVPSADFIPADREGLSFADATSGVFAYDIDWAKIDVATFSWQKVLGGEGAHGVLILGPRAVERLESYTPAWPLPKVFRLVSKGKLTEGIFKGETINTPSMLAVEDAIFSLEWGKSLGENGLIARSDANAAALDKIVAERDWLGHLAADPATRSKTSVCLTVEGADEALIKKMASLLEAEGAAYDVAGYRDAPAGLRIWCGATVDTADIEALGPWLDWAYATAKAA, encoded by the coding sequence ATGACTGATCTTCCGCCTAAGCCGGCCACGACTCCCGCTCGCCCGTATTTTTCGTCCGGGCCCTGCGCCAAGCCGCCGGGCTGGTCCGCCGACCGCCTCAACCCCGTCAGCCTCGGCCGGTCGCACCGTTCGAAGATCGGCAAGCAGCGTCTGCAATATTGCATCGACCTGATGCGCGAATTGCTGAAGCTCCCCGATACGCACCGCATCGGCATCGTCCCCGGTTCCGACACCGGCGCGTTCGAAATGGCGATGTGGACGATGCTGGGCGCCCGCCCCGTCACTGCGCTGGCATGGGAGAGCTTCGGCGAAGGCTGGGTGACCGATGCGGTCAAGCAGCTCAAGATCGATCCGACCGTCGTGCGAGCCGATTACGGCCAGCTGCCCGACCTGACTGCGATCGACTGGACCCACGACGTGCTGTTCACCTGGAACGGTACCACCTCTGGCGTCCGCGTTCCCAGTGCCGATTTCATCCCCGCCGACCGCGAGGGCCTGTCGTTCGCCGACGCGACCTCGGGCGTGTTCGCCTATGACATCGACTGGGCCAAGATCGACGTCGCCACCTTCAGCTGGCAGAAGGTGCTAGGCGGGGAGGGCGCGCATGGCGTGCTGATCCTCGGCCCGCGCGCGGTCGAACGCCTCGAAAGTTACACCCCCGCATGGCCGCTGCCCAAGGTCTTCCGCCTGGTGTCGAAGGGCAAGCTGACCGAGGGCATCTTCAAGGGCGAGACGATCAACACCCCGTCGATGCTGGCGGTCGAGGATGCGATCTTCAGCCTCGAATGGGGCAAGTCGCTGGGCGAGAACGGCCTGATCGCGCGCAGCGACGCCAATGCCGCCGCACTCGACAAGATCGTGGCGGAACGCGACTGGCTCGGCCATCTCGCCGCCGATCCGGCGACCCGGTCGAAGACCAGCGTCTGCCTGACGGTCGAGGGCGCCGACGAGGCGCTCATCAAGAAGATGGCGTCGCTGTTGGAGGCCGAAGGGGCTGCCTATGACGTCGCCGGCTATCGCGACGCTCCGGCGGGCCTGCGCATCTGGTGCGGTGCGACGGTCGATACCGCGGATATCGAGGCGCTCGGGCCATGGCTCGACTGGGCCTACGCGACGGCGAAGGCGGCATAA
- the serA gene encoding phosphoglycerate dehydrogenase, translated as MPKVLISDKMDPKAAQIFRERGVEVDEITGKTPEELMAIIGDYDGLAIRSSTKVTKAILDAAKNLKVVGRAGIGVDNVDIPAASAAGVVVMNTPFGNSITTAEHAIALMFALARQLPEADASTQAGKWEKNRFMGVELTAKTLGLIGAGNIGSIVADRAQGLKMKVIAFDPFLSPERAIEIGVEKVELDQLLARADFITLHTPLTDQTRNILSAENLAKTKKGVRIINCARGGLIDEAALKAALDSGHVAGAALDVFVQEPAKESPLFGTPNFISTPHLGASTSEAQVNVAIQVAEQMADFLVSGGVTNALNMPSLSAEEAPRLKPYMALAEKLGSLVGQLTTGAIARVSVHSEGAAAELNQKPIVGAVLAGFLRVQSDTVNMVNAPFLTKERGIEVREVRNDREGDYQTLIRVSLKTEAGERSVAGTLFGNAQPRLVELFGIKVEADLAGHMLYVVNEDAPGFIGRIGTTLGEAGVNIGTFHLGRRDAGGEAVVLLSVDEAVTPELVAKVRALPGVKTVMPLKF; from the coding sequence ATGCCTAAAGTTCTCATTTCCGACAAAATGGACCCCAAAGCCGCCCAGATCTTCCGCGAACGCGGGGTCGAGGTGGATGAGATCACCGGCAAGACGCCCGAAGAGCTGATGGCGATCATCGGCGACTATGACGGCCTCGCCATCCGCTCGTCGACCAAGGTGACCAAGGCGATCCTCGACGCCGCGAAGAACCTCAAGGTCGTCGGCCGCGCCGGCATCGGTGTCGATAACGTCGACATTCCCGCCGCCTCGGCCGCCGGCGTCGTCGTGATGAACACGCCGTTCGGCAATTCGATCACCACCGCCGAGCACGCCATCGCGCTGATGTTCGCGCTCGCCCGCCAGCTTCCCGAGGCCGATGCCTCGACCCAGGCGGGCAAGTGGGAAAAGAACCGCTTCATGGGCGTCGAGCTGACCGCCAAGACGCTGGGCCTGATCGGCGCGGGCAATATCGGCTCGATCGTCGCCGACCGCGCGCAGGGCCTGAAGATGAAGGTCATCGCCTTCGATCCGTTCCTGTCGCCCGAACGCGCGATCGAGATCGGCGTCGAGAAGGTCGAGCTGGACCAGCTGCTGGCCCGCGCCGACTTCATCACGCTGCACACCCCCCTGACCGACCAGACCCGCAACATCCTGTCGGCGGAAAATCTGGCAAAGACCAAGAAGGGCGTGCGGATCATCAACTGCGCGCGCGGCGGGCTGATCGACGAGGCGGCATTGAAGGCGGCGCTCGACAGCGGCCATGTCGCGGGTGCCGCGCTCGACGTGTTCGTGCAGGAACCGGCCAAGGAATCGCCGCTGTTCGGTACGCCGAACTTCATCTCGACCCCGCATCTGGGCGCGTCGACCAGCGAGGCGCAGGTCAATGTCGCGATCCAGGTCGCCGAGCAGATGGCCGATTTCCTCGTATCGGGCGGCGTCACCAACGCGCTCAACATGCCGTCGCTGTCGGCCGAAGAGGCACCGCGCCTCAAGCCATACATGGCGTTGGCCGAAAAGCTCGGGAGCCTGGTCGGGCAGCTGACCACCGGCGCGATCGCCCGCGTGTCGGTGCACAGCGAAGGCGCCGCGGCCGAGCTGAACCAGAAGCCGATCGTCGGCGCGGTGCTGGCCGGGTTCCTGCGCGTCCAGTCGGACACGGTGAACATGGTCAACGCGCCGTTCCTGACGAAGGAGCGCGGCATCGAGGTGCGCGAGGTCCGCAACGACCGCGAGGGCGATTACCAAACGCTGATCCGCGTCAGCCTCAAGACCGAAGCCGGCGAGCGGTCGGTCGCGGGCACGCTGTTCGGCAACGCCCAGCCGCGTCTGGTCGAACTGTTCGGCATTAAGGTAGAGGCCGATCTGGCCGGGCACATGCTGTACGTCGTCAACGAGGACGCGCCGGGCTTCATCGGCCGCATCGGCACCACACTGGGCGAAGCGGGTGTGAATATCGGCACCTTCCACCTCGGTCGTCGCGATGCCGGTGGCGAAGCGGTGGTGCTGCTGTCGGTCGACGAAGCGGTGACGCCGGAGCTAGTGGCCAAGGTTCGCGCGCTTCCGGGCGTCAAGACGGTCATGCCGCTCAAGTTCTGA
- a CDS encoding ATP phosphoribosyltransferase regulatory subunit encodes MNDTGLLPEGFHDRLPPAADGLRRFEGAVLGVAHGYGYEQVDPPLAEFEAGLANRLKGTAATDAVRFVDPVSQRTLAIRPDITAQVARIAATRMGHHPRPVRLSYAGPVLKLRAGELAPRRALRQIGAELIGLDSVAAAIEVVTVAVESLRAAGVTGISIDFTLPDLVATLAGDPPGPQHDALIAALDAKDAGRVAAIDPAYLPLVEAAGPFAAAVARLRATDAAGRLASRLDAIEAVVATLPADVGVTLDPTERHGFEYQSWLGFSLFARGVLGEVGRGGSYAVCHADGREEAAVGFSLYADALLDAGLGAKDRQRLFLPLGTAPAIATRLRGEGWVTVAALAEGDTPQAQLCTHVWDGETAQAVA; translated from the coding sequence ATGAACGACACCGGCCTCCTGCCCGAAGGGTTTCACGACCGCCTGCCCCCCGCCGCCGACGGCCTGCGCCGGTTCGAAGGGGCGGTGCTGGGCGTCGCGCATGGCTATGGCTATGAACAGGTCGACCCGCCGCTCGCCGAGTTCGAGGCGGGGCTGGCCAACCGGTTGAAGGGCACGGCGGCGACCGACGCGGTGCGCTTCGTCGATCCGGTCAGCCAACGGACGCTGGCGATCCGCCCCGATATCACCGCGCAGGTCGCGCGGATCGCGGCAACCCGCATGGGGCACCATCCACGTCCCGTCCGGCTGTCCTATGCCGGCCCGGTGCTGAAGCTGCGCGCGGGCGAACTCGCCCCGCGCCGCGCGCTGCGCCAGATCGGCGCCGAACTGATCGGTCTCGACAGCGTGGCGGCGGCGATCGAGGTCGTGACCGTCGCGGTCGAATCGCTGCGCGCGGCGGGCGTCACCGGCATCTCGATCGACTTTACCCTGCCCGATCTGGTCGCGACGCTGGCGGGCGATCCGCCGGGGCCGCAGCATGACGCGCTGATTGCCGCGCTGGATGCGAAGGATGCCGGGCGGGTCGCGGCGATCGATCCGGCCTATCTGCCGCTGGTGGAGGCGGCGGGTCCGTTCGCTGCCGCCGTGGCCCGGCTGCGCGCGACCGATGCCGCCGGGCGGCTGGCGTCGCGGCTGGATGCGATCGAGGCGGTGGTGGCGACCCTGCCGGCGGATGTCGGCGTGACGCTCGACCCGACCGAACGCCATGGCTTCGAATATCAAAGCTGGCTCGGCTTCTCGCTGTTCGCGCGCGGCGTGCTGGGCGAGGTCGGGCGGGGCGGCAGCTATGCGGTGTGCCATGCCGATGGGCGTGAGGAAGCGGCGGTCGGCTTCTCGCTCTACGCCGATGCGCTGCTCGATGCCGGGCTGGGTGCCAAGGATCGCCAGCGGCTGTTCCTGCCGCTCGGCACCGCCCCGGCTATCGCGACGCGGTTGCGCGGCGAAGGCTGGGTGACGGTCGCGGCACTGGCCGAAGGCGATACGCCTCAGGCGCAGCTGTGCACCCATGTCTGGGATGGCGAAACCGCCCAGGCGGTCGCCTGA
- a CDS encoding MucR family transcriptional regulator → MTDDSSELNAIELATELTIAWLNNGNNRVAAEDVPAFLQTMHATVLGLASGTSEPEESAPQQEHVPAVSVRKSLASKDHIISMIDGKPYKTLRRHLAGHGLTPETYRERYGLRPDYPMVAETYSQSRRDMAKRIGLGRKARTASEDGEATGDAAPRRGRKPKAAE, encoded by the coding sequence ATGACCGACGATAGTTCCGAACTCAACGCGATCGAACTGGCCACCGAACTTACCATCGCCTGGTTGAACAATGGTAACAACCGCGTCGCGGCAGAGGATGTTCCGGCATTCCTGCAGACGATGCACGCGACCGTCCTGGGGCTGGCATCGGGCACGTCGGAGCCGGAAGAATCGGCGCCGCAGCAGGAGCATGTTCCGGCGGTGTCGGTGCGCAAGTCGCTGGCATCGAAGGATCACATCATCTCGATGATCGACGGCAAGCCGTACAAGACGCTGCGCCGTCACCTGGCGGGCCATGGCCTGACCCCGGAAACCTATCGCGAGCGGTACGGCCTGCGCCCCGACTATCCGATGGTCGCCGAAACCTATTCGCAGAGCCGTCGCGACATGGCGAAGCGCATTGGCCTCGGCCGCAAGGCACGCACCGCCAGCGAGGATGGCGAAGCCACGGGTGACGCCGCGCCGCGTCGCGGCCGCAAGCCCAAGGCCGCCGAATAA
- a CDS encoding PAS domain-containing protein, producing MTAGTIDPSSPIWHDIADTMPILAWVADDDGRLLWGNRCWQADFHDTTGRTLWDCCHDGPGRDAVRRTWRDGVAAGTSFALSLPLAADHIDVPVGFCVRPEGAGRWIGIASGEESRRQAESARAATRAELDTLTNAMPQMVWATRPDGHHDYYNAQWYRFTGMPEGSTDGEGWNGMFHPEDQDRAWARWRHSLTTGEDYEIEYRLRHRSGAYRWVLGRAQPVRDADGMIVRWIGTCTDIDSAKRAAEQNDILSRELSHRIKNIFAIISGLVRMSARRMPAVREFADDLARRIAALGAAHDLARPHSDISRPLIGEATLHHVLRELLTPYAPDQWRIAGDDVPIDDRGATPIALIFHELATNAAKYGGLSVPEGRVTVHTRLDGDTLRIDWCETDGPAIAGEPEATGFGTRLAALSIEQQLAGRIARDWRPEGLAVRIELSPSALVRERPVPVDA from the coding sequence ATGACAGCCGGCACCATCGATCCATCGTCACCGATTTGGCATGATATTGCCGACACGATGCCGATACTGGCATGGGTGGCGGACGATGACGGCCGGTTGCTATGGGGCAATCGCTGCTGGCAGGCCGATTTTCACGATACGACCGGCCGGACTCTTTGGGACTGTTGTCACGACGGGCCAGGGCGCGATGCAGTACGGCGAACGTGGCGGGATGGCGTGGCCGCCGGCACGTCCTTTGCCCTGTCGCTGCCGCTGGCTGCCGATCATATCGACGTGCCGGTCGGATTTTGCGTGCGCCCGGAAGGTGCCGGCCGCTGGATCGGTATCGCATCGGGTGAGGAATCGCGGCGTCAGGCGGAATCGGCGCGGGCGGCAACGCGGGCCGAACTCGATACGCTGACCAACGCCATGCCGCAGATGGTGTGGGCGACCCGGCCAGATGGCCATCACGACTATTACAATGCGCAATGGTATCGCTTCACCGGCATGCCGGAGGGTTCGACCGATGGCGAGGGGTGGAACGGCATGTTCCACCCGGAGGACCAGGATCGCGCCTGGGCGCGGTGGCGGCACAGCCTGACCACCGGCGAGGATTACGAGATCGAATATCGCCTGCGCCACCGCAGCGGAGCCTATCGATGGGTGCTGGGACGGGCGCAGCCGGTGCGCGATGCCGACGGCATGATCGTACGCTGGATCGGCACCTGCACCGATATTGATTCCGCCAAGCGTGCCGCCGAACAGAACGATATCCTGAGCCGTGAACTCAGCCACCGGATCAAGAACATCTTCGCGATCATCAGCGGGTTGGTGCGGATGTCGGCGCGGCGTATGCCGGCGGTGCGGGAATTTGCCGACGACCTTGCCCGCCGGATCGCGGCGCTGGGCGCGGCACACGACCTCGCCCGCCCGCACAGCGACATATCGCGCCCGCTGATCGGCGAGGCGACGCTCCATCACGTCCTGCGCGAGTTGCTGACGCCCTATGCGCCCGACCAGTGGCGGATCGCGGGGGACGACGTGCCGATCGACGATCGCGGCGCCACGCCGATCGCGCTGATCTTTCACGAACTGGCGACCAACGCCGCCAAATATGGCGGACTGTCGGTGCCAGAAGGGCGCGTGACGGTTCACACCCGGCTGGACGGCGACACGCTGCGCATCGACTGGTGCGAAACGGACGGTCCGGCGATCGCCGGCGAGCCGGAGGCGACCGGGTTCGGCACGCGGCTGGCAGCGCTCAGCATCGAACAGCAGCTCGCCGGCAGGATCGCCCGCGACTGGCGGCCGGAAGGGCTGGCGGTACGCATCGAGCTCAGCCCGTCGGCGCTGGTACGCGAGCGCCCCGTTCCGGTCGACGCCTGA